ACACTCATTTTCCTTTTGGAAGTAGTCTCTCGTGCTATCACCGGGATAGGTGGCTGAGCAGTGCAGTGGTGCCGAGCCCATGGAAAGAGAACGCCCCGGGTAGGTAGTAAAAGGTAGGGAGCTGATCAAGCACGGAGGGCCAGTCTTGTGGCTTttgagagagtgagaagcGAGTGCACATGGGTGGCGCCTGGTACTTGCAGTTACATGCGGCAGCATGCAGTTCCTTCCATCTTTTTCGCATTTGCTTCCCCGCTGTTGCGCTTCGCACCCTTACACTCTTTTCCACATCCCTTCCCTATGATGAGCGCTTATGTGTTCTACTTGGCGGGATTCGTAGGCAACTCTCATAGCATCTACGCGCCTGCTCATGCACATTGAGCAGCAACGACCGGAAGGGTGCGTAGATGATAATCTACTTCGACATGTAAGACTAGTCTCTTTTcattttccctccccccctctttagAAGCACCGGTGCTTGGTTACGAGGCTCTACTATGCTGAGAGAGCGGTAGACCCGGGCAGGCCCACAAAATGTGGAcacccacctctctctgtcatcTCCAAGTATGTCTGAggagacgaaaaaaaaaaggaagctgccgcagcaaagaagggactgagcgtgtctctctctctctctctgcgtgtatgtgtaaGGGGGTACGTATGCCTGCTTCATGCGCCTCCTTTACCTTTCCTTACTTCCTTATGCTCTTCTGTTGGTCCTCATCCTTATTTCGGCAATACTCCGGGGAAatcgcttttcctctctcttctctgctcacttccccccttctttgtATGGGTCTCATCCGTCTCATTGTTCACTTGAGGtgttccccttcctcccccctcttcttcgttcACTTCTTATCCGTGTCTCTGACCCTTTTCAGTGTCTTCTCACGCGTTTTGGCTGTCACACgcacgttttttttctctttttttcttggcCCTTTTTATTGTCTCTTTCGCTTGTACGATTCTGAtgtgctttctcttcccacAGACTTGTGTCTTGtcggctgcctcctcccccctcccccgattgctctctctctctttcccctttgaGACACATTGGTAAGCATCTatgggtgtctgtgtctctctgtgtgtgggtcaaCATACGCGGCTCTTTGTACGTCTATGTCTATCAAATTTTACTTTCTCTGGCGTGACCCACACCCTGATGTCCGAGGGACGCGCCACGGTGCGTGGTGTCTCCAGGGGTCCAGCACCCCTGTCCCCTGCCAACACCAAACCACTCGTGGTGCCGGCAGGGCCAGGTACTACCGATGCGGGGGTGTCAGAGcgatgtgtggctgctgatgttggcAGTAAGGGCCTGGgtagcgctgcgtcggagcgacctgccgcagtgagcacgcttgtgcTACCCATATGCTGGACGAcgtgccagcgtggctcgagcgcatcgcccccgacccctcgctgcccactggtgtgaggagcctgcgccgctccgcgagatgcgccaggcggcggccggcatatgggagcggcggtggtgcgaccAGCGGGGCGGTGTGGGAGGAGTTTGGGGCTGTagcggcgcggtgctgcaatGCGTGTCTagggctgcttcgcaccgcgcgatgggcccgtggcaggccgggggcAGAGTGAGGAATTGAGCTGACgtgttgtatggcagggAATCGAGGCTTTGAAGAGGAAAAATGCCATCCGCGCATACATTAGGAAGCAGGTAAAGGGAAAAGTGTGCAAGCAAGATGCCctcgtctctttctttcttttatCTTATCTTGCTCCATTTCACTTTCGCACTGTCTACTTGGCTTCACCGAGTGATAATCTCTTGGCAGCACAACGCTCTACCTTTACTTGATTGTGGCGTTGCACTGTAGaactgccctctctctctctctctccccctctatACCTCACTCTACCGCCTCACCTTTCCTGCGCGTTTCCTCGCTTTGCCTTCTCGTCTATATATATttatgtgtgtatgtgtgtgtgtatgtgtgtgtgtgtttgtgtgtgtgtgtgtgtgtgtgtttgtgtgtgtttgtgtgtgtgtgtttgtgtgtgtgtttgtgtgtgtgtgtgtgtgtttgtgtgtgtgtgtttgtgtgtttgtgtgtgtttgtgtgtgtgtttgcttcttTATGCGCTTTGCTGCAGGAAAGTGTTCGCCGCAGGTATGTGTGCCTGCCACTCTTTCTCAGGCACTCGTACATTGGAGGCGGACGCTTGGCTCACTGCGCAAGAGATCCGGCGCAAGTTTGGTGACGGTGCGCACTTCTTTGAGagaacgacagagagagagagagtagcgAGAAAATGGGTGAGGGGAAGATGCAGGTCAGGAAGAGGTTGTCCTGGCACgggcaagagaggagatgcacagacacgccaTGGAACCACCGCTTTTTTTGAATCAAACGTGCAAGTAACACCGCCCCTTGCAGTTGCGGTGGTGGACACAGGGAGAAGTGAGATGCCGACCAGCTTTTTTTCGGTAAGTAGTGAAAGAactggtgggtgggtgggggagcaTGCCGTAGTAATCGTGGTGCTTTACTGTCgtttgccgctgctgttgtggaTGTAAGGTGGAGcacgaggggaggggtagagGAAGTGCTGCCGTTGTGTTCGTGCTTGACTCACCACGTGCGTGCCCTCTTTTTCACCTTTCCTCTCACGGCGCGTCTAATGGCTTGTGGGTAtatggtgctgctgttcttgCAAGCCCGGCTGACATGGCGAGGGAAAGCCGTAATCATGTCCCTTCCAAGAACCCTCCACTCtccaaaaagaaaacaatCAGCGCAGTTGCCTGTCGTCTGTTAATCTATGTAGAGATATGCACCCGCGAGAGGTGTTTTCGTGGCGCACTCATATCAAAAATCCTCGAGGTATATGCGAAGCAAAATACGAAAAGAAATGCGCAAGACTATAGAATCTGATCAACCGAGATACTCACCTGTGCGCTCGTGTCAGTGGCGCGTTGACGGCCGACAAGAGTATTTGCAGTAGGCGCGGGCGTATTGGAGGAGGGtcgtatgtgcgtgtgttcttggtgaagggaaaggtgctgccctctttctgttttgGCCAACCTTGCCTTCTCCATGCAGCACGTGCGTTGGATTGCTCTGTTTTATCATGCGGCAGCCAGCTCGGCCTtatcctcctctctgttgtgtgtgGCTACTGCTCACCATGCAGGAGCTTTGATTTCTTCACATGCCTCTACTCGGGGTGACCTCCGCTGGCGGAGCTCGCGTCGCGCGCACATCTGTCTGAGAGCCCCATCCCTCTCCTTAAATGGTCAAAGAATCTTCGCCGCTCATTTCTCTTTGCTCATCTTCTTCCTAttctttgcgtgtgtgtgtgtgtatgacgTGCTCTCGTTGATTTTGGGTTATTTCAGCAAAGACTCCAACAGTGCTAGAGGAAGTCGCGTGAGTGGAACGGTGTCTGCGGTCGACGGCATTCAGCACCCTCTCTGCACGAAGCTGCACAGGACGCACATCTACGAATTCTACagttcatctctctcttttgctctctccctcctagAAGGAGCTGAAACGCGAGAAAAAGGGCATATATGCTGGACTTTGGtagccacggcagcagcagcggcgttgcaACCGCAGAGAGCCGTGCTGAGGTGTGTCGtaggtgctgcagcaccacgccaGACCTCAGCTTATCCGTCATGAGGTCGCAGATTTTACATACACAGTCAGCCAGTGCTGAGCCCTTTGCCTTCACCCTCGTCTCAGCCGACGATGTTTCTTTCAAATTTTCTGTGACAGCGTACATGTGCAGCCACTCACTGTACCTTCGAAGTGCTCGTGATGTCGGTGCGTCAGAGGGGTCAGTGCCCGTTGGCTCCACCCAAGCTGTCCGTGATTACGTCGCCTACCTCCAGTACAGCGAGTTCCGCATGAAACTCGCTACGGAGTTGGCAACACTCAATGCCGCGACACCCTCTGAGACCACGAGGTTTCCTCTACCGGCAGTGGCTGCCCTAGCCGGAGTTCCGCACGCTGAACATAGTGtacgaggagatggaggaggagaggtaTACGATGTGGCGCAGTCTTGGCTACTTCCATGGGATGAGGATGATGTAGGCCACGACGGCGCTTATGGCTACGGTGTACAGCCCCTCGACTGCGATCGCGCCTACGCGTGCCACGCGAGCCGACCGCAGAACTGGTTCACCGCGGCGGAACTGTCTTCTTTTCGCGGGAGAACTCTttcagaggaggaggcgcttaCAGGGATGGGCGATGGTCGTCACGGACGGTCACCTGTAGCGGCAACAGTGTCGCCAATGTCGGCCGCTGCAAGCGCACCGATGCTTCCGTCTTCTACTGCCGCTCTTCCACTGTCGCCGCTTCCTCCTGCCGTGACCCTAGCGGACGCACCAGAGAGCGCGCTCCACCTACATCGCTCGCCTCAGCTATTGGCTGCTACGGATTCCTCTCTGTCGTCCTCTTCTGACTCTTTTTCATCTTCCGTGTCAACAGCGTCTCTGGAGGCCTATGAGAGCGCGGCGCGAGCCACCAGTGGCGTTGGTGGCGGTCCCCACGACCGGCGCCAACGGAAGTATCTTGGCGAGGAGCTGGGCTACGGTGAGTTCGTGGCCTTAGGAGACTCGGAGGGGCTATTTTTTATCGAGCACGTGTTGCTAGCGCACGAGCCGGTGCTAGGTGCGACCCCTGCGCCGACGGCGGGGGCGCGGTGGACGGATGACGCCTCAGAGAAGGTGACTGAGGGCAGCGAGCACGGTTTGACGTCGCAGAGCTCACAAGGCGCCCACTtcgctccagcagcatcacAGAAGGCGACGGCAGCTACGGCCGCGACTTCTGAGGCGTCGTTCCCGTCGCACACTGACCCGATCGTCACACTaacggtgcggcagcagtgtcGCCTGCTGGAACTCATCTCTGTTGCCGATTTTATGGGCACTCAGTCCCTGGTGGAGCTTTGTGCGACGTACCTGGCAACATGGCTGATGGACCACACGGACGAAGAGATCGTTCAGTCCTTCCTCACGACAGTAGGCCTGAgttgtgctgcagctgctacaGAGACATCCGTCAGGGTCACAGGTGCTGCATCCTACAACGAGCCTTGGATTGCGGCAGCTCTGAGAGACGACGTCGCGCCCGAGAAGTCTGGCAGGGATGCCAACGTGTCGTTGCCGTCTGTAGGCGTTTCATCCACGTCTGGGGTGGGCAAGTCGCGCACGGAGACGGCGACAACTGCTGCTAAGAAGCGCCACGCTACCATaacggcagccgcgccaAAACACGCGGGTAAACAAAAGGGCCACCGCGCCGCTTCAATGGATGTAACCGCTGCGGAGCCGTCGAATTGCGATGAAGGCGCTAgggcctcctccaccgcgttGACCGCCGGTGACCCCGCATGCGCGCCACTTCTGCTGACAGGCGATCAAAGACTAGCGCTCCTGCGGCAGATGAAGCGTGACAACTCCATTATTGTGTCTCCCTATTGACCCTGCCAGCTGAGCGCAGCTGAGGGCACCAGAGGTGATGTTGCGCCGTCGCCATGGTCGTACCTGGTATCACTGCGGAGGtggttgctctctctttatcTTTTCTCTTGCCTGTGGTCGACACGAATTCGAAAGCGAAAGGAGGACAACGTACGCAGCGGAGTGAAGAGAGGACTCAGCGGCCTGCGGCTGTGAACAAAACTTCCGCTGAGAGGCCTTTCAAGCCTTTGCTGTTCTTCAGCAcgtcaccctctctctcttctctgacCTCGCTCTCCGCAGTTGTCGTGCGCTCATCTCACTTAAAAAAAAATTGTTTTCTATTGggacccctctctcctcctccgcacgCCTGAGCCCCTACCTGTTCTGCGCGCCAGTCCGTTAGCTGCAAAGAGGACTGAAAAGGAGGTAGTCCACAGGCAAGGGACTGGCGGGTATCCAGCCGCTCCCGTTGCGTGCTCTATGATCGTGGAGTCGGCTATGCGGATTCGCTCCTATTTTGAAGTCAGAATAGCGTATGCAGTGCTGATGCGATGCTGGCACAGTCATTCTCACCTAGTGTGAAAGTCAGCCAGAGGCACTTGAatgaaagggaggaagagcatACGCTGATTCTGGGTTTTGCGCTCTTAGGTATATAAGCTACTGAagactcctcctcctccgcctcacttcctccctctttctgtgctgCACGCGATGACGTGTGTTTGATTTACGTTGGCCGTTCTCTCCGACCTGTCGCTTACTCATCCCCACTTCTGCCATACGTGCTCTTCACTGTCCCTCATCCCCGTCTTCAGAGTcaacgtctctctccctctcactaGTAGCGTGTAGGGTGAGTCGACGGCATTCTGCCACTGGTGCCGCTGGCGTCTCTACtactgcttctctcttttttttcctctgcaaggtgtgtgtgtgtgtgtgctctcgTTAGGGTCGCCATGCTGGTTCGCGGTCCCCTCACactggagaaggcggaaaGTGCGTGCCAGTGGTACTATCGGA
The window above is part of the Leishmania panamensis strain MHOM/PA/94/PSC-1 chromosome 33 sequence genome. Proteins encoded here:
- a CDS encoding hypothetical protein (TriTrypDB/GeneDB-style sysID: LpmP.33.2100), which codes for MKLATELATLNAATPSETTRFPLPAVAALAGVPHAEHSVRGDGGGEVYDVAQSWLLPWDEDDVGHDGAYGYGVQPLDCDRAYACHASRPQNWFTAAELSSFRGRTLSEEEALTGMGDGRHGRSPVAATVSPMSAAASAPMLPSSTAALPLSPLPPAVTLADAPESALHLHRSPQLLAATDSSLSSSSDSFSSSVSTASLEAYESAARATSGVGGGPHDRRQRKYLGEELGYGEFVALGDSEGLFFIEHVLLAHEPVLGATPAPTAGARWTDDASEKVTEGSEHGLTSQSSQGAHFAPAASQKATAATAATSEASFPSHTDPIVTLTVRQQCRLLELISVADFMGTQSLVELCATYLATWLMDHTDEEIVQSFLTTVGLSCAAAATETSVRVTGAASYNEPWIAAALRDDVAPEKSGRDANVSLPSVGVSSTSGVGKSRTETATTAAKKRHATITAAAPKHAGKQKGHRAASMDVTAAEPSNCDEGARASSTALTAGDPACAPLLLTGDQRLALLRQMKRDNSIIVSPY